In Paractinoplanes brasiliensis, the following proteins share a genomic window:
- a CDS encoding NAD-dependent epimerase/dehydratase family protein, with the protein MSNVVVVTGSAGLIGSESVRHFAGLGMDVVGIDNDMRSYFFGKDGSTRWNLDRLTKEVGDRYTHHEIDIRDRDGLAALFAKLGKNIGLVIHAAAQPSHDWAAKEPFTDFDVNAVGTLNMLEAARAHSPSAPFIFTSTNKVYGDTPNRLPLIEHETRYELPADHQWYAGIDEEMSIDQTLHSVFGASKVAADVLVQEYGRYFDMPTAVFRGGTLTGPGHSAAELHGFLAYVMRCVMEQRLYHIYGYKGKMVRDAIHSHDLVSAFEAFYRAPRIAEVYNMGGGRFSNCSHIEAFQIASEITGLEARTDYVDQARTGDHQWWISSTARFEQHYPDWKLTYDVPAILREMYEANQDVWKP; encoded by the coding sequence ATGAGCAATGTCGTCGTGGTGACCGGATCCGCCGGCCTGATCGGCTCCGAGTCGGTGAGGCACTTCGCCGGCCTCGGCATGGACGTCGTCGGCATCGACAATGACATGCGCAGCTACTTCTTCGGCAAGGACGGCTCCACCCGGTGGAACCTGGACCGCCTCACCAAGGAGGTCGGCGACCGGTACACCCACCACGAGATCGACATCCGCGACCGGGACGGCCTGGCCGCCCTGTTCGCCAAGCTCGGCAAGAACATCGGCCTGGTCATCCATGCCGCGGCCCAGCCCTCGCACGACTGGGCGGCCAAGGAGCCGTTCACCGACTTCGACGTCAACGCGGTCGGCACGCTCAACATGCTCGAGGCGGCGCGCGCCCACTCGCCCAGCGCCCCGTTCATCTTCACGTCGACCAACAAGGTGTACGGCGACACCCCCAACCGGCTCCCGCTGATCGAGCACGAGACGCGGTACGAGCTGCCCGCCGACCACCAGTGGTACGCCGGGATCGACGAGGAGATGTCGATCGACCAGACCCTGCACTCGGTGTTCGGCGCCTCCAAGGTCGCCGCCGACGTGCTGGTGCAGGAGTACGGCCGCTACTTCGACATGCCCACGGCCGTGTTCCGCGGCGGCACGCTGACCGGCCCCGGCCACTCGGCCGCCGAACTGCACGGCTTCCTGGCGTACGTGATGCGCTGCGTCATGGAACAGCGGCTTTACCACATTTACGGCTACAAGGGCAAAATGGTGCGCGACGCCATTCACTCGCACGACCTGGTGTCGGCGTTCGAGGCCTTCTACCGCGCCCCCCGCATCGCCGAGGTCTACAACATGGGCGGCGGCCGCTTCTCCAACTGCAGCCACATCGAGGCCTTCCAGATCGCCTCCGAGATCACCGGCCTCGAAGCCCGCACCGACTACGTGGACCAGGCCCGCACCGGCGACCACCAGTGGTGGATCAGCAGCACGGCCCGTTTCGAGCAGCACTACCCGGACTGGAAACTGACCTACGACGTCCCCGCCATCCTGCGCGAGATGTACGAGGCCAACCAGGACGTCTGGAAGCCCTGA